CGGCGGCGAAAGATCGTACTCGCCCGAATTGGCATCCGAAAGCGGGTCTTTATCCGTAGGCAGCAGCGGCTGGCCGGGAGCCGTCATCGTCGCACTCGAGACGCTGACGATGGGTGGCTGCGAAATATCGCGCGTCGGCGCATTCAACGAAAGATCGATACGCATCGACAAGCCGTGCCGCATTGCTTCCAGCCGGCGCGACAGCACCATGGCCGTGGCAATTCGCTGGTCGGGATCCTTCACCAGCAGGTCACTGATGATCACCTGCAATTCTTCCGGCACATCAGGCGCGTAACGACGCACAGGGTCGGGCTCGGCGAAGCGCTGCAATTGCAGCATCTCGACCAAGGTGGCCGCCTTGAACGGTGGACGGCCGGCCAGCAGCGTGTACATCACGCCCCCCAAGCTGTACAGGTCGCAGCGCGGCGTGATAGGGCGTCCGTCGGTTTGCTCGGGAGCCATGTATTCGGCGGTGCCCAGCACGCCGCCGACGGCGGTCAGACCGGTGGCGCCAAACAGCTTGGCAATGCCGAAATCGGATAGCTTGACCTGCCCCTCTTGCGAGATCAGCAAATTGGCCGGCTTGATATCGCGGTGGATCACACCGCGGTCGTGAGCATGCTTCAATGCCCGGCACGTCTGAATCGCGTAGTCCGTCACTTCGCGCCAGGCGAAACGACGGCCAGCCTGCATGTCGTCTTCCAGGCTGCGGCCGACGATCAACTCCATCGAATAGAAGAGGTGATGCTCCTCTTCGCCGAAGCCGTACAGCCGCACGATATTGGGATGGCGCAGCTTGCGCAGCGTCTCGATCTCGGACTTGAATCGATCGCGGAATCCATCGTCGTGGGCGAGCGTGGCCGAGAGAATCTTGATCGCGGCCGTCTCGCCCGTCTCGCGCAGCGTCCCCTCGTAGACGGTTCCCATGCCGCCACGACCGAGTTGCCGTCCGATTCTGTAGGGGCCGAGTTGCTCGAGTTGCATGGTCCGACCACAAAGACAATCGCGAGACGTGACGCCGCCGAGATGCCGCTGCCGGCCGCTCGACCGGCGGCCTTTCGAAAACTGGCCTGCGCTGGCGAATTTCGCCCGGCCGGCATCCCCTTCAGCTAATCTAGTCCCGAACGGCAGACGGGGCCAGTGACGGGGCGTGCGGTTACGATTGTCGATCCGGCGGTTTTCGGTTGCCAATCCGGTTAAGGATCAGGCCGACAGCAAAGCCAAGTATCGATCCAAACAGCGGCTGTGCATAGGAAGAAACAACCGCAGCGATGCTGTAGGCGTTACCGTGAACGGCGCCAAAAGGTATCCGAATAGCGCTCCCGTCAGCGTTCCAGTGATCAACCGGGGCCACGCATCATAGTTGCGTCACACGGCGCCGCGGTAGATACGGGCCGTCGGTTTGTGGCGAGGCACGCTCATTTCATTGCTCG
Above is a window of Pirellulales bacterium DNA encoding:
- a CDS encoding serine/threonine-protein kinase, whose protein sequence is MQLEQLGPYRIGRQLGRGGMGTVYEGTLRETGETAAIKILSATLAHDDGFRDRFKSEIETLRKLRHPNIVRLYGFGEEEHHLFYSMELIVGRSLEDDMQAGRRFAWREVTDYAIQTCRALKHAHDRGVIHRDIKPANLLISQEGQVKLSDFGIAKLFGATGLTAVGGVLGTAEYMAPEQTDGRPITPRCDLYSLGGVMYTLLAGRPPFKAATLVEMLQLQRFAEPDPVRRYAPDVPEELQVIISDLLVKDPDQRIATAMVLSRRLEAMRHGLSMRIDLSLNAPTRDISQPPIVSVSSATMTAPGQPLLPTDKDPLSDANSGEYDLSPPVNPHEQTAAARHERALSATVDLVSATSVKTGQQPAGAASASATPPAPLGKPTSRFVTISEEEHRRTDAPREHTNPWGLLQTALLIVAVIALAGGTWWLMQPASADRLYTRIERTIEPGDMTALREAEPDLRTFLAHYPDDPRAAEIKQHQEAIRLYVDARRAEMRARSANAVETASLVDRAYLDAMSQAKLNPEMAVERLTAIVALYGNDKNLSPADRDALALARQHLAQLQSQIEERSRMDVQTLLGRLDAADALESTDAAAARAIREGIIKLYGDKPWAANVVERATADLAARTAAGNHTNLAAPQ